In Dyadobacter subterraneus, a single genomic region encodes these proteins:
- the secG gene encoding preprotein translocase subunit SecG — MYLGLIILVAIVAVLLILVVLVQNSKGGGLSSEFSGAGTAQMFGVKKTTDLLEQITWGLATGIIVISLVSYIVASGGATDAGGINSVNIEKAQNTVVPGAKLPSAPASTAPAATTPAAPADTTK, encoded by the coding sequence ATGTATTTGGGTTTGATTATTCTGGTTGCGATCGTCGCAGTATTATTGATTCTGGTGGTATTGGTTCAAAATTCAAAAGGAGGAGGTCTTTCCAGCGAATTTAGTGGCGCGGGTACTGCACAAATGTTCGGTGTTAAAAAAACCACTGATTTGCTTGAACAAATCACCTGGGGATTGGCAACGGGTATTATCGTAATTTCACTTGTTTCCTACATCGTTGCGAGCGGTGGCGCTACGGATGCTGGTGGAATCAACAGTGTAAACATTGAAAAAGCACAAAACACAGTAGTTCCTGGCGCGAAATTGCCATCAGCTCCTGCTTCAACGGCCCCGGCAGCAACCACGCCAGCGGCTCCTGCTGATACAACAAAATAA
- a CDS encoding LptE family protein, with protein MKIEMSKMNFSGKILRKINLPSLAAKRILTLFFIVNLSFLISSCGVYSFTGTSLSPDIKTFTIINFNMATAGGPSDLPQKLTEQVKEYFQKNTNLTLQQNGGDLLLEGTITGYDVLAAAPTANDQAGLNRLNVTVQVRFTNAKDETKNFDQSFTYYADFPQDQTLNQNESRLLPIIQENLVQQIFNKSAADW; from the coding sequence ATGAAAATTGAAATGTCAAAAATGAATTTTTCAGGAAAAATATTGAGAAAAATAAACCTGCCCTCTTTGGCTGCCAAAAGGATATTGACGTTGTTTTTCATTGTAAATCTTTCTTTTCTGATTTCGAGCTGTGGTGTTTATTCTTTTACGGGAACGAGTCTATCTCCTGATATCAAGACTTTTACGATTATTAACTTTAATATGGCAACTGCCGGTGGACCGTCAGATCTGCCACAAAAATTAACAGAACAGGTTAAAGAATATTTCCAGAAAAACACCAATTTGACTTTGCAGCAAAATGGAGGAGATCTTCTTTTGGAAGGAACAATTACCGGATATGATGTTTTGGCGGCGGCTCCGACAGCGAATGACCAGGCAGGACTTAACCGTTTGAATGTAACTGTTCAGGTAAGGTTTACGAATGCAAAAGACGAAACAAAAAACTTTGATCAGTCATTTACATATTACGCTGACTTCCCTCAGGATCAAACACTTAACCAGAACGAATCGAGATTGTTACCCATAATTCAGGAAAACCTTGTTCAGCAAATCTTCAACAAATCTGCTGCGGACTGGTAA
- a CDS encoding TIGR00730 family Rossman fold protein: MKRITVFCGSSFGNDSIYQEQATSLGHALAQRNIELVYGGANVGLMGAVADGVLNEGGKVIGVLPHFLQSKEIAHAGLTELILVETMHERKTKMNELCDGVIALPGGFGTMEEFFEMLTWAQLGLHKKPIAILNIDGFYDSLKALTQVMVDKGFLKPVNQEMLLVSDNIEELLNKMSEYVAPEVGKWISKTTS; the protein is encoded by the coding sequence ATGAAAAGGATTACAGTATTCTGCGGATCAAGTTTTGGAAATGATTCCATTTACCAGGAACAGGCAACGTCACTTGGTCATGCTTTGGCACAAAGAAATATAGAACTGGTTTACGGCGGAGCCAATGTCGGATTAATGGGCGCCGTAGCTGACGGTGTATTAAATGAAGGCGGAAAAGTGATCGGCGTTTTGCCGCATTTTCTTCAATCCAAAGAAATTGCGCATGCAGGTTTAACAGAATTAATTTTGGTAGAGACCATGCATGAAAGAAAAACCAAAATGAATGAATTGTGCGACGGCGTTATTGCACTTCCGGGTGGTTTCGGAACAATGGAAGAATTTTTCGAAATGCTGACCTGGGCGCAGCTTGGTCTTCATAAAAAACCGATTGCTATATTAAATATTGACGGTTTTTACGATTCGCTGAAAGCTTTAACGCAGGTAATGGTCGACAAAGGTTTTCTTAAACCTGTAAATCAGGAAATGCTTTTGGTAAGTGATAATATTGAGGAACTGTTGAACAAAATGAGTGAATATGTAGCACCGGAAGTTGGTAAATGGATTAGTAAAACAACTTCCTGA
- the miaB gene encoding tRNA (N6-isopentenyl adenosine(37)-C2)-methylthiotransferase MiaB — protein MENRIAQTLKILTETDKEACETVRVSENEPITSKKRLFIESYGCQMNFADSEIVASVMREAGFATTSDAENADLVFLNTCAIRDNAEQRVRTRLKQLNVYKKKRPGMLIGVLGCMAERLKAKLLEEEKMVDIVTGPDAYRDLPRLVEEAETGQKGVNVFLSREETYADISPVRLNSNGITALISIMRGCDNMCSFCVVPYTRGRERSRDPESILKEAQDLFDNGYKEVTLLGQNVDSYKYANPNNKNEIVSFARLLESVALISPELRVRFSTSHPKDITDEVLYTIKKYDNICKYIHLPAQSGNSRVLEIMNRTYTREWYLERIDSIRRILGDECGISHDMIAGFCTETEEEHQDSLSLLEYVRFDFGYMFSYSERPGTPAAKKFKDDIPADVKQRRLAEIIEVQQRISTERNQKLIGTIQKVLVEGTSKRSDQDFSGRSDQNKVVIFPRENFKKGDYVNVLITDTTSATLRGKAVVEEEIIQLA, from the coding sequence ATGGAGAACAGAATTGCGCAGACATTAAAAATATTAACCGAAACGGACAAAGAAGCATGTGAGACCGTGCGTGTTTCGGAAAATGAGCCTATAACCAGTAAAAAACGTTTATTCATAGAAAGTTACGGCTGTCAGATGAATTTCGCAGACAGCGAAATTGTGGCCTCTGTAATGCGGGAAGCAGGTTTTGCAACAACATCTGATGCAGAAAACGCAGATCTTGTATTCCTGAATACCTGTGCAATCAGAGATAATGCTGAACAGCGTGTGAGAACCCGTCTGAAACAGCTTAATGTATATAAGAAAAAAAGACCGGGTATGCTCATCGGCGTATTGGGTTGTATGGCAGAAAGATTGAAAGCCAAACTTCTCGAAGAAGAGAAAATGGTGGATATCGTTACTGGTCCCGATGCTTACCGCGATCTTCCAAGATTGGTTGAAGAAGCCGAAACAGGACAAAAAGGTGTCAACGTTTTTCTTTCCAGAGAAGAAACTTACGCAGATATTTCTCCGGTAAGATTGAATTCAAATGGAATCACGGCGTTAATTTCAATCATGCGTGGCTGTGATAATATGTGCAGTTTTTGCGTGGTACCTTACACAAGAGGACGCGAACGCAGCCGTGATCCGGAATCGATTTTAAAAGAAGCGCAGGATTTGTTTGACAATGGTTATAAAGAAGTAACCTTACTTGGACAAAATGTGGATAGCTACAAATATGCAAATCCTAATAACAAAAACGAGATCGTTTCTTTCGCCAGATTATTGGAAAGCGTAGCGCTGATCAGTCCTGAACTTCGTGTTCGTTTCAGTACTTCGCATCCAAAAGATATTACGGATGAAGTGCTTTATACGATCAAAAAATACGATAACATTTGCAAGTATATTCACTTACCGGCACAAAGCGGAAATAGCCGTGTGCTGGAAATCATGAACCGTACTTATACCCGCGAATGGTATCTGGAAAGAATCGACAGTATCCGGAGAATTCTTGGTGATGAATGTGGAATTTCACACGACATGATCGCTGGATTCTGTACTGAAACCGAAGAAGAACACCAGGACTCGCTTTCGTTACTGGAATACGTACGTTTCGATTTTGGCTATATGTTCTCTTATTCTGAACGTCCGGGAACGCCTGCCGCGAAGAAATTCAAGGATGATATTCCTGCGGATGTAAAACAAAGACGTCTTGCAGAAATTATCGAAGTACAGCAGCGGATTTCTACTGAACGCAATCAGAAATTGATCGGAACGATACAAAAAGTTTTGGTTGAAGGCACTTCAAAACGCTCAGATCAGGATTTTTCGGGCAGAAGTGATCAAAATAAAGTGGTTATTTTCCCAAGGGAAAATTTCAAAAAAGGTGATTATGTTAATGTGTTAATTACAGATACTACCTCTGCCACGTTGCGAGGAAAAGCAGTAGTTGAGGAAGAAATAATACAGTTAGCATAA
- a CDS encoding sigma-54 interaction domain-containing protein: MNPTEIQAIKNRFGIIGTSPALNHAINVAVQVAATDLTVLITGESGSGKESFSKIIHSISARKHGPFIAINCGAIPEGTIDSELFGHEKGAFTGALDSRKGYFETTNGGTIFLDEVGEMPLGTQSRLLRVLENGEYIRVGSSKVLKTNVRVVAATNVNLLEAVNNGRFREDLYYRLNTVPIYVPPLRERGEDVLLLFRKFTNDFSERYRTKAVRLDADARELLMRYEFPGNIRQLKNIAEQITILETDKDLPINATTLNNYLNPLQPSSRKALVPLRQGEDSSTSFSERELLYKVLFDMRRDMTELKKLVRNVLENEKYGGDILKDHQELFSSINNPEPVISTPTSEPTRLLTPPQQSRVVDLDRYSDERGEIEDVLHVAAEEESLSLEDKEKEMIIKALRKNNNKRKYAASALGISERTLYRKIKQYDIEE, translated from the coding sequence ATGAATCCAACAGAGATACAAGCAATAAAAAACCGGTTCGGGATTATAGGGACGTCGCCGGCGTTGAATCATGCTATTAATGTGGCGGTTCAGGTGGCGGCAACAGATCTGACCGTTTTGATAACAGGAGAAAGCGGAAGCGGAAAGGAGTCGTTTTCGAAAATTATACATAGTATCAGTGCCAGGAAACATGGTCCTTTTATAGCCATCAACTGTGGCGCAATTCCGGAAGGAACGATCGATTCCGAACTTTTCGGTCATGAAAAAGGTGCTTTTACCGGTGCTCTTGATTCAAGAAAAGGTTATTTTGAAACAACAAACGGAGGAACAATTTTTCTCGATGAAGTTGGAGAAATGCCTTTGGGTACGCAGTCCAGATTACTTCGGGTGCTGGAAAACGGTGAATATATCCGCGTTGGTTCCTCCAAAGTTTTGAAAACAAATGTGCGCGTAGTGGCTGCCACCAATGTGAATCTTTTGGAAGCAGTGAACAATGGAAGATTTCGTGAAGATTTATATTACCGCTTAAATACTGTCCCGATTTACGTGCCGCCTTTGCGCGAACGTGGTGAGGATGTACTTTTGCTTTTCAGAAAATTTACCAATGATTTTTCTGAAAGATATCGTACAAAAGCAGTCAGACTGGATGCTGACGCACGTGAATTGTTGATGCGTTATGAGTTTCCGGGAAATATTCGCCAGCTTAAAAACATTGCTGAACAGATTACGATTCTTGAAACTGATAAGGATTTGCCGATCAACGCAACAACGTTAAATAATTACCTGAACCCGTTGCAGCCTTCGAGCCGGAAAGCACTTGTTCCGCTTAGACAGGGGGAAGATTCGTCAACCTCATTTTCTGAAAGAGAATTGTTATACAAAGTTTTATTTGATATGCGCCGCGATATGACCGAGCTTAAAAAGCTGGTGCGTAACGTATTGGAAAATGAAAAATATGGCGGTGATATTTTGAAAGATCATCAGGAATTGTTCAGTTCTATTAATAATCCGGAACCTGTTATTTCAACGCCAACCAGTGAGCCAACAAGATTACTTACACCGCCGCAGCAATCCAGAGTCGTTGATCTTGACAGATATTCTGATGAGCGTGGAGAAATTGAGGATGTTCTGCACGTAGCGGCAGAGGAAGAATCCCTTTCTTTGGAAGACAAGGAAAAGGAAATGATTATTAAGGCGCTGCGCAAAAATAATAACAAACGAAAATACGCAGCCAGTGCATTGGGAATTTCGGAACGTACGTTATATCGGAAAATCAAGCAATACGATATCGAGGAGTAA
- a CDS encoding co-chaperone GroES, protein MSTLAEIQVSVQPLADRVLVEPAPAEEKTAFGIIIPDTAKEKPQRGTVVAVGPGKKDEPLTVKVGDTVLYGKYSGTELAYEGKDILIMRESDIYAIIG, encoded by the coding sequence ATGTCAACTTTAGCAGAAATACAAGTGAGCGTACAACCTCTGGCTGATCGTGTTCTTGTAGAACCAGCCCCAGCCGAAGAAAAAACAGCATTTGGTATCATTATTCCTGATACTGCAAAAGAAAAACCACAACGCGGTACAGTAGTAGCAGTTGGCCCAGGCAAAAAAGATGAGCCTTTGACGGTTAAAGTAGGAGACACCGTATTATACGGAAAATATTCAGGTACTGAACTGGCATACGAAGGGAAAGATATCCTTATTATGCGTGAATCAGATATCTACGCTATCATTGGCTAG